The following are encoded in a window of Brachyhypopomus gauderio isolate BG-103 chromosome 18, BGAUD_0.2, whole genome shotgun sequence genomic DNA:
- the zcchc10 gene encoding zinc finger CCHC domain-containing protein 10 — protein sequence MATPMHRLIARRQAEANKQHVRCQKCLEFGHWSYECTGKRKYLYRPSRTTELKKKLKENEKKDVDITGHGPVSISEKKTKKKRSNSSSSSSSSGDPDSSSSDDDSDSSDSSSSSSSSEDGGDSSDGEDSSGSSSSSSSSSSSSSSSSSDSDSDSSGGSSSDQGPPKKRKKKK from the exons ATGGCGACGCCTATGCATAGATTAATTGCTCGTAGGCAAGC AGAGGCGAACAAACAACATGTTCGCTGCCAAAAGTGCCTTGAATTTGGCCACTGGTCATATGAGTGCACTGGGAAAAGAAAGTACCTTTATAGACCATCTAGAACAACCGAGCTGAAGAAGAAACTAAAAGAAAACGAGAAAAAAGACGTCGATATCACAGG ACATGGACCAGTATCAATAAGTGAAAAGAAGACAAAGAAGAAAAG GTCCAACTCCTCCAGCAGTTCCAGCAGCAGCGGTGATCCGGACAGCTCCTCCAGCGACGACGACTCAGACAGCAGCGATTCCTccagctcctcttcctcctccgaggATGGCGGCGACAGCAGCGACGGCGAGGACAGCTCCGGGTCTTCCTCATCGTCATCGTCGTCTTCCTCATCGTCATCTTCCTCCAGCTCCGACTCAGACTCAGACTCGTCCGGTGGCAGCAGTTCGGACCAAGGTCCGCCCAAGAAAcggaaaaagaagaaataa
- the hspa4a gene encoding heat shock 70 kDa protein 4a, with protein MSVVGFDVGFQNCYVAVARAGGIETVANEYSDRCTPAFVSFGPRNRAIGAAAKSQVVTNCKNTVQGFKRFHGRAFTDPYVESTKPSLVYDLAQMSNGTTGIKVMYMEEEKVFSTEQVTAMLLTKLKETAEGALKKPVADCVISVPSFFTDAERRSVMDAAQIAGLNCLRLMNDTSAVALAYGIYKQDLPAPEEKPRTVVFVDVGHAGYQVSACAFNKGKLKVLASAFDPELGGKDFDEMLVRHFCEVFAKKYKLDVRSKPRALVRLYQECEKLKKLMSANASDLPLNIECFMNDIDVSSKLNRGEFEEMCAGLLAKVEAPLRSVMEQAKLKKEDIYAVEIVGGASRTPAIKDHVSKFFGKELSTTLNADEAVARGCALQCAILSPAFKVREFSITDVVPYPISLKWNSAAEEGMSDCEVFPKNHPAPFSKVLTFYRKEPFSLEAYYNNPKELPYPDPTIGQFLVQKVAPQASGESSKVKVKVRVSVHGIFSVSSASLVEVLKPSEGEEPMEMDTPTKEEENKMQVDQEEKTHGDGQKENTDKKSDTEDMETSTEENKDKEKKTDQPPQAKKAKVKTKTVDLPIESSLHWQLANDSLLLFVENEGKMIMQDKLEKERNDAKNGVEEYVYDMRDKLHGSLEKFVSEEDRDAFSLKLEDVENWLYEEGEDQQKQVYIDKLSELKKLGQPIQERALEAEERPKAFDELGKQIQQFMKILEAYKAKDQLYEHLDELEVMKVEKQVNDAMNWMNSKMNEQSKRSLTQEPVVKVREIQSKTKEVYSACNPVLSKPKPKVEPPKEEKEPEQNGPVNGQENSEIRSNSPGEGEDKPAPESAESKLPEMDID; from the exons ATGTCAGTGGTGGGGTTTGATGTGGGCTTTCAGAACTGTTATGTTGCGGTGGCCCGAGCTGGAGGAATAGAGACGGTGGCCAACGAGTACAGCGACAGATGCACGCC AGCGTTCGTATCTTTTGGCCCCCGGAATCGTGCAATAGGAGCAGCTGCCAAGAGTCAG GTTGTCACGAACTGCAAGAACACAGTGCAAGGCTTTAAGCGGTTCCATGGCAGGGCGTTCACCGACCCGTACGTGGAGTCCACGAAGCCTAGTCTGGTGTATGACCTGGCGCAGATGTCCAATGGCACAACTGGCATCAAG GTCATGTACATGGAGGAAGAGAAGGTGTTCAGCACCGAGCAAGTCACCGCCATGCTGCTCACCAAGCTGAAGGAGACGGCCGAGGGCGCACTCAAAAAGCCCGTCGCCGATTGTGTCATTTCC GTCCCCAGCTTCTTCACAGACGCTGAGAGGAGATCGGTCATGGACGCCGCGCAGATCGCAGGCCTCAACTGTTTGCGGCTCATGAACGACACCTCCGCAG TGGCCCTGGCCTACGGCATCTATAAGCAGGACCTGCCTGCCCCGGAGGAGAAGCCCAGGACGgtggtgtttgtggatgtgggcCACGCGGGATACCAGGTCTCTGCCTGTGCCTTTAACAAAGGGAAGCTTAAG GTCCTGGCGTCCGCGTTCGACCCTGAGCTCGGCGGTAAAGACTTCGACGAGATGCTGGTGCGGCACTTCTGCGAGGTGTTTGCCAAAAAGTACAAGCTGGACGTGCGCTCCAAGCCCCGCGCCCTCGTGCGCCTCTACCAGGAGTGTGAGAAGCTCAAGAAGCTGATGAGCGCCAACGCCTCTGACCTGCCGCTGAACATCGAGTGCTTCATGAATGACATAGATGTCAGCAGCAAGCTGAATAG AGGCGAGTTTGAGGAGATGTGCGCTGGCCTGCTGGCCAAGGTGGAGGCTCCCCTGCGCAGCGTCATGGAACAAGCCA AGCTGAAGAAGGAGGACATCTACGCCGTGGAGATCGTGGGCGGCGCCTCCAGGACGCCCGCCATCAAAGATCACGTCAGCAAATTCTTCGGGAAGGAACTGAGCACAACGCTGAACGCAGACGAGGCGGTGGCCAGGGGCTGCGCGCTTCAG TGTGCCATCCTGTCACCTGCCTTCAAAGTGCGAGAGTTTTCCATCACAGACGTGGTCCCGTACCCCATCTCGCTGAAATGGAATTCGGCAGCCGAAGAGGGCATGAG TGACTGTGAGGTTTTCCCAAAGAACCATCCCGCCCCCTTCTCTAAAGTGCTGACGTTCTACCGTAAGGAGCCTTTCTCCTTAGAGGCCTACTACAACAACCCAAAGGAACTACCATACCCTGATCCTACCATAG GTCAGTTCCTCGTCCAGAAGGTGGCGCCGCAGGCGTCCGGCGAGAGCtcgaaggtgaaggtgaaggtgcGCGTGAGCGTGCACGGCATCTTCAGCGTGTCCAGCGCCTCCCTGGTGGAGGTGCTCAAGCCttctgagggggaggagcctaTGGAGATGGACACACCCACCAAAGAGGAGGAG AACAAGATGCAGGTGGACCAGGAGGAGAAGACGCATGGTGATGGGCAGAAGGAGAACACGGATAAGAAATCAGACACGGAGGACATGGAG ACCTCAACGGAGGAGAACAAAGACAAGGAGAAGAAGACCGACCAGCCTCCACAAGCCAAGAAAGCCAAAGTGAAGACCAAGACGGTGGACCTGCCCATAGAGAGCAGCCTACACTGGCAGCTCGCCAACGACTCGCTGCTACTGTTTGTGGAGAACGAG GGGAAGATGATCATGCAGGACAAGCTGGAGAAAGAGCGCAACGACGCTAAGAACGGCGTGGAGGAGTACGTGTACGACATGAGGGACAAGCTGCACGGCTCGCTGGAGAAGTTTGTCAGTGAGGAG GATCGAGATGCTTTCTCTCTAAAACTTGAGGATGTGGAAAACTGGTTGTATGAAGAAGGAGAGGACCAACAGAAACAAGTGTACATCGATAAGCTATCAGAGCTGAAG AAATTAGGACAGCCCATCCAGGAGAGGGCGCTGGAGGCAGAAGAGAGACCAAAAGCTTTTGATGAACTTGGAAAGCAAATCCAGCAGTTTATGAAGATTTTAGAGGCTTACAAAGCAAAG GATCAACTCTACGAACACTTGGATGAATTGGAGGTCATGAAGGTGGAAAAGCAGGTGAACGATGCCATGAACTGGATGAACAGCAAAATGAATGAGCAGAGCAAACGGAGTCTGACGCAGGAACCTGTGGTCAAAGTTCGTGAGATTCAGTCCAAAACCAAG GAAGTGTATTCCGCTTGCAACCCCGTCCTctccaagcccaagcccaaagTGGAGCCTCCCAAGGAGGAGAAAGAACCCGAACAGAACGGCCCAGTCAACGGACAGGAGAACTCGGAGATCCGGTCCAACAGCCCCGGGGAAGGCGAGGATAAGCCTGCCCCAGAATCTGCAGAGTCCAAGCTGCCTGAGATGGATATTGACTAA